A section of the Macaca thibetana thibetana isolate TM-01 chromosome 10, ASM2454274v1, whole genome shotgun sequence genome encodes:
- the LOC126929865 gene encoding ret finger protein-like 3, with amino-acid sequence MKRLSLVTTDRLSSHGNFLPLCTFPLAVDMAALFQEASSCPVCSDYLEKPMSLECGCSVCLKCINSLQKEPRGEDLLCCCCSAVSQKNKVRPNRQLERLVSHIKELEPKLKKILQMNPRMSKFQVDMTLDANTANNFLLISDDLRSVRSGRIRQNRQDFAERFDLSICVLGSSRFTCGRHYWEVDVGTSTEWDLGICRESVHRKGRIQLTTEHGFWTVSLRAGSRLSASTVPLTFLFVDGKLQRVGIFLDMGMQNVSFFDAEGGSHVYTFRRVSAEEPLRPFLAPSIPPNGDQGVLSICPVMNPGTTDAPVHPGEAKQTPTAKKQKTG; translated from the exons ATGAAAAGGTTGTCACTTGTCACAACTGACAGGCTTTCATCTCATGGAAATTTTCTTCCCTTGTGCACTTTTCCCCTGGCAGTGGACATGGCTGCACTCTTCCAAGAAGCGAGCAGCTGTCCCGTCTGCTCAGACTATCTAGAAAAACCAATGTCCCTGGAGTGTGGATGCAGCGTCTGCCTCAAGTGCATCAACTCACTGCAGAAGGAGCCCCGTGGGGAGGACCTACTTTGCTGTTGCTGTTCTGCGGTCTCTCAGAAGAACAAAGTCAGGCCCAATCGGCAGCTAGAGAGGCTGGTTTCCCACATCAAGGAACTGGAGCCCAAGCTGAAGAAGATTCTGCAGATGAACCCAAGGATGAGCAAGTTCCAAG tGGATATGACCTTGGATGCCAACACAGCCAACAACTTCCTCCTCATTTCTGATGACCTCAGGAGCGTCCGAAGTGGGCGCATCAGACAGAATCGGCAAGACTTTGCCGAGAGATTTGACTTGTCCATTTGTGTCCTGGGCTCCTCTCGCTTTACCTGTGGCCGCCACTACTGGGAGGTAGACGTGGGAACAAGCACAGAATGGGACCTGGGAATCTGCAGAGAATCTGTTCACCGCAAAGGGAGGATCCAGCTGACCACAGAGCATGGATTCTGGACTGTGAGTTTGAGGGCTGGAAGCCGCCTCTCTGCCAGCACGGTGCCGCTGACTTTCCTCTTCGTAGATGGCAAGCTACAGCGAGTGGGGATTTTTCTGGATATGGGCATGCAGAACGTTTCCTTTTTTGATGCTGAAGGTGGTTCCCATGTCTATACATTCAGGAGAGTCTCTGCtgaggagccactgcgcccgtttTTGGCTCCTTCAATTCCACCTAATGGTGATCAGGGTGTCTTGAGTATCTGTCCTGTGATGAACCCAGGCACTACTGATGCTCCAGTCCATCCTGGGGAGGCCAAACAAACCCCcactgcaaaaaaacaaaaaacagggtaA